The following are encoded together in the Osmia lignaria lignaria isolate PbOS001 chromosome 13, iyOsmLign1, whole genome shotgun sequence genome:
- the temp gene encoding protein prenyltransferase alpha subunit repeat-containing protein tempura isoform X1 produces MQDDIFPAAEKILSDIENVVKKNPSLKSFEIVPAEDNENKSPVFHQEDYLGLASWCVQPLYCYAYRRLFELRQNKHRREEPSTVARWLLGALLLNPDVTTFWNMRRELVRGHKLEATEEFSFSRLVLYHKPKCFEAFAYRRWLLSYVLNSKDTRYDPEPTESPLCTELDIAATCADRYASNYHAWSHRRHIMTLRESRAFTYPTLETEWKNSLAWCQRHVSDYSGLSYRQFLLRKYMFELKEPSKELFRKCPDAGEQCTEELFDYIKSNIGDTEEADKLQRLFSTTNAEFRTTSMRMEQQSYFRALSYWVEECRVNDNSISMYHGHESLWCHRRFLGYLLTRFIESYGKHRSSCRDANEVKSESIDKSIETKDVEKMVVTIDDDVTLYHDFLVQAFRASTERIGNVATKRDQHEKMLVERFLKFLKSIGFEIRS; encoded by the exons ATGCAAGACGACATTTTTCCGGCTGCAGAGAAAATCCTTTCCGACATCGAAAATGTGGTGAAGAAGAATCCGTCACT GAAAAGTTTCGAAATAGTCCCCGCGGAGGATAATGAAAACAAATCGCCGGTGTTCCACCAGGAAGACTACCTCGGTCTAGCGTCCTGGTGCGTGCAACCACTTTACTGCTACGCTTACCGTCGCCTCTTCGAACTTCGCCAGAATAAGCACAGACGAGAGGAGCCTAGTACAGTTGCAAGATGGTTGCTGGGAGCTTTGTTATTAAATCCAGACGTTACAACGTTCTGGAACATGCGACGAGAGTTAGTAAGGGGACACAAGTTGGAAGCAACCGAGGAATTCTCGTTTTCACGATTAGTGCTTTACCATAAGCCGAAATGCTTCGAGGCGTTCGCCTACCGACGGTGGTTACTGTCCTATGTATTGAACTCTAAGGACACCCGTTACGATCCTGAACCAACGGAATCGCCGTTGTGCACGGAATTGGACATAGCGGCAACGTGCGCTGACCGATACGCGAGTAATTATCACGCATGGAGTCATAGGCGTCACATAATGACCCTACGCGAATCACGGGCATTCACTTATCCGACGCTCGAAACCGAATGGAAGAATTCTCTTGCTTGGTGTCAACGACACGTGTCGGATTACAGCGGACTCTCCTATCGACAGTTCTTGCTGAGGAAGTACATGTTCGAGTTGAAAGAACCATCGAAAGAACTGTTTAGAAAGTGTCCCGACGCCGGTGAACAATGTACAGAGGAACTGTTTGATTACATTAAATCAAACATCGGTGACACGGAGGAAGCTGATAAACTGCAAAGGCTGTTCTCTACGACCAACGCGGAATTCCGAACGACTTCCATGAGAATGGAACAACAATCGTATTTCCGCGCTTTGTCTTACTGGGTGGAAGAATGTCGCGTGAACGACAACAGTATTTCCATGTACCACGGTCACGAGTCTCTCTGGTGTCACCGTAGGTTCCTCGGTTATCTTTTAACGCGCTTCATAGAATCCTATGGGAAGCATCGTTCTTCCTGTAGGGACGCGAACGAGGTCAAGAGCGAATCTATTGATAAATCAATCGAAACGAAGGATGTCGAAAAGATGGTGGTTACGATAGACGACGATGTAACTTTGTACCACGATTTTCTCGTCCAAGCTTTCCGTGCCTCGACCGAGAGAATCGGTAACGTTGCGACGAAACGAGATCAACACGAAAAGATGCTCGTAGagagatttttgaaatttctgaaaaGCATCGGGTTCGAGATTAGGTCGTGA
- the sigmar gene encoding tumor necrosis factor alpha-induced protein 8-like protein sigmar, which yields MFDVMQSAATLNGGSYPAGGTGSRARDLGLRAQKKLLGRVVSTGAGRSLLIDDATTSLLDNLYKLMERAAKANPNLDKKQPEKVLKNIVKLSIKIGLLQRNQQLNAADDAKLAEIRTTLRAVAMSVVSFYELEFSFDRAYLIKSLERCRTAIQTLIKPHLTDKSQDRCDQVFDFLTHSDFLDSVFRQDSELRPILGMLVSDINKALDAGHL from the exons ATGTTTGACG TGATGCAGTCGGCGGCTACACTGAACGGCGGATCTTATCCAGCCGGCGGCACCGGAAGTCGGGCTCGTGATTTAGGTCTTCGTGCCCAGAAAAAACTGCTCGGCCGAGTGGTATCAACAGGGGCCGGAAGATCGCTTCTGATAGACGACGCCACCACGTCGCTTTTAGACAATCTTTACAAACTCATGGAACGGGCTGCTAAAGCTAACCCGAACTTGGACAAAAAGCAGCCTGAAAAGGTTTTGAAGAACATCGTTAAGCTGTCCATCAAG ATCGGTCTTCTGCAACGTAATCAACAATTGAACGCCGCCGATGATGCGAAACTCGCCGAAATAAGGACCACTCTCCGAGCCGTGGCGATGTCCGTGGTGTCGTTTTACGAGCTGGAGTTCAGTTTTGATAGGGcgtatttaattaaatcgttGGAACGTTGCCGAACCGCGATACAAACGCTCATTAAACCACACCTCACGGATAAATCTCAGGACAGATGCGACCAGGTGTTCGATTTCTTGACGCATTCCGACTTCCTCGACTCGGTTTTCAGGCAAGACTCCGAACTCAGACCTATCCTGGGGATGCTAGTCAGTGATATAAATAAGGCCTTGGATGCTGGGCATCTTTGA
- the temp gene encoding protein prenyltransferase alpha subunit repeat-containing protein tempura isoform X2: protein MKNDTRKSFEIVPAEDNENKSPVFHQEDYLGLASWCVQPLYCYAYRRLFELRQNKHRREEPSTVARWLLGALLLNPDVTTFWNMRRELVRGHKLEATEEFSFSRLVLYHKPKCFEAFAYRRWLLSYVLNSKDTRYDPEPTESPLCTELDIAATCADRYASNYHAWSHRRHIMTLRESRAFTYPTLETEWKNSLAWCQRHVSDYSGLSYRQFLLRKYMFELKEPSKELFRKCPDAGEQCTEELFDYIKSNIGDTEEADKLQRLFSTTNAEFRTTSMRMEQQSYFRALSYWVEECRVNDNSISMYHGHESLWCHRRFLGYLLTRFIESYGKHRSSCRDANEVKSESIDKSIETKDVEKMVVTIDDDVTLYHDFLVQAFRASTERIGNVATKRDQHEKMLVERFLKFLKSIGFEIRS, encoded by the exons ATGAAAAATGATACCAG GAAAAGTTTCGAAATAGTCCCCGCGGAGGATAATGAAAACAAATCGCCGGTGTTCCACCAGGAAGACTACCTCGGTCTAGCGTCCTGGTGCGTGCAACCACTTTACTGCTACGCTTACCGTCGCCTCTTCGAACTTCGCCAGAATAAGCACAGACGAGAGGAGCCTAGTACAGTTGCAAGATGGTTGCTGGGAGCTTTGTTATTAAATCCAGACGTTACAACGTTCTGGAACATGCGACGAGAGTTAGTAAGGGGACACAAGTTGGAAGCAACCGAGGAATTCTCGTTTTCACGATTAGTGCTTTACCATAAGCCGAAATGCTTCGAGGCGTTCGCCTACCGACGGTGGTTACTGTCCTATGTATTGAACTCTAAGGACACCCGTTACGATCCTGAACCAACGGAATCGCCGTTGTGCACGGAATTGGACATAGCGGCAACGTGCGCTGACCGATACGCGAGTAATTATCACGCATGGAGTCATAGGCGTCACATAATGACCCTACGCGAATCACGGGCATTCACTTATCCGACGCTCGAAACCGAATGGAAGAATTCTCTTGCTTGGTGTCAACGACACGTGTCGGATTACAGCGGACTCTCCTATCGACAGTTCTTGCTGAGGAAGTACATGTTCGAGTTGAAAGAACCATCGAAAGAACTGTTTAGAAAGTGTCCCGACGCCGGTGAACAATGTACAGAGGAACTGTTTGATTACATTAAATCAAACATCGGTGACACGGAGGAAGCTGATAAACTGCAAAGGCTGTTCTCTACGACCAACGCGGAATTCCGAACGACTTCCATGAGAATGGAACAACAATCGTATTTCCGCGCTTTGTCTTACTGGGTGGAAGAATGTCGCGTGAACGACAACAGTATTTCCATGTACCACGGTCACGAGTCTCTCTGGTGTCACCGTAGGTTCCTCGGTTATCTTTTAACGCGCTTCATAGAATCCTATGGGAAGCATCGTTCTTCCTGTAGGGACGCGAACGAGGTCAAGAGCGAATCTATTGATAAATCAATCGAAACGAAGGATGTCGAAAAGATGGTGGTTACGATAGACGACGATGTAACTTTGTACCACGATTTTCTCGTCCAAGCTTTCCGTGCCTCGACCGAGAGAATCGGTAACGTTGCGACGAAACGAGATCAACACGAAAAGATGCTCGTAGagagatttttgaaatttctgaaaaGCATCGGGTTCGAGATTAGGTCGTGA
- the LOC117602556 gene encoding tubulin-specific chaperone A: MSDPRIRTLKIKTGVVKRLAKEKVTYEKEAAQQRERVQKLKEQDKDDYDIKKQEEVLQESLMMVPDCQRRLGKAFEELKKILDTEQDLKEIEDYIEAEKILKEAEAQLPKEGEIMEMC, from the exons ATGTCTGATCCTCGTATAAGAACTCTAAAAATTAAGACTGGAGTAGTGAAACGTCTCGCAAAAGAAAAAGTCACTTATGAGAAAGAAGCAGCACAGCAACGTGAAAGGGTACAAAAATTAAAGGAACAGG ACAAGGATGACTATGATATAAAGAAACAAGAAGAAGTACTTCAAGAATCTCTTATGATGGTGCCAGATTGTCAAAGACGTCTTGGGAAAGCATTTGAGGAACTTAAAAAGATTTTGGATACAGAACAAGATTTAAAAGAGATCGAAGATTATATCGAAGCTGAGAAAATACTGAAAGAAGCAGAGGCTCAACTTCCTAAAGAAGGAGAAATTATGGAGATGTGTTAA
- the LOC117602547 gene encoding U3 small nucleolar RNA-associated protein 15 homolog, translating to MASFKKINTKVFARSGPELTPDNIYWKKYTPPVLVKEFGPIDYIDFSPVEPHYFAVTCSVRVQMYNPITKLVTKNLSRFKEAAYGGSFRADGKLLCAGGEEAVIKVFDVNTKSLLRLFSGHKAAVHRTFFTADNLHIASFSDDKTTALWDIPTEKQIVSFNEHSDYVRAGAVSPISMDILLSGGYDKNIYMYDTRTNKKILNVSHEAPVESLLFLPSGGIFLSAGGTEIRVWDALAGGRLLAKISQHHKTVTCLKIASNGHRILSGSLDRHVKIYDSGTYKTVHSLDYPNSVLSIGISPNDETIVAGMVDGLISVRRREEDVQNEKPQRKRVSYKRSGKNVHTPQIDVVVQEEMKEIMSKHDACLRKFQYSKALDCVMMSYVINKAPHVTVALMQELIRRQGLKQALGGRDGKSLVNILKFLNKHIGSVRFGRVLLHVANVLMDIYEDHLDELAAEPRKMFTILAAKLEEEESLILALSELQGKLHMILSAAEIVPVTSTKDNQTLEPSSAAQKNLILSIA from the exons ATGGCATCCTTCAAAAAGATAAATACTAAGGTGTTCGCAAGATCGGGGCCTGAATTAACCCCAGATAATATATATTGGAAAAAATATACT CCTCCTGTTTTGGTTAAGGAATTTGGACCAATTGATTATATTGATTTTTCACCCGTGGAACCACATTATTTTGCTGTCACTTGTTCAGTAAGGGTGCAGATGTATAATCCCATTACAAAACTAGTCACAAAAAATCTTAGCAGATTTAAGGAAGCTGCTTATGGTGGTTCCTTTCGTGCTGATGGAAAACTGCTGTGTGCTGGTGGAGAAGAAGCAGTAATTAAAGTGTTTGATGTCAATACAAAAAGTCTTCTTAGACTTTTTTCCGGGCACAAAGCTGCTGTACATAGAACCTTCTTTACTGCAGATAATCTTCACATCGCTTCATTTTCTGATGATAAGACTACAGCATTATGGGATATACCCACTGAAAAACAAATTGTATCCTTTAATGAACATTCAGATTATGTCAGAGCTGGTGCAGTTAGTCCTATTTCCATGGATATATTATTATCTGGGGGCTatgataaaaatatatacatgtatgatacaagaacaaataaaaaaattcttaatgTGAGCCATGAAGCTCCTgttgaaagtttattgtttctaCCATCTGGTGGAATATTTTTGTCAGCAG GTGGAACTGAAATTAGAGTGTGGGATGCACTTGCTGGTGGTAGGCTACTTGCAAAAATCTCCCAGCATCATAAAACTGTAACCTGTTTAAAAATAGCTTCAAATGGTCACAGAATTTTATCTGGTTCTCTAGATAGACATGTAAAAATTTATGATTCTGGAACATATAAAACTGTTCATTCCTTGGATTACCCCAACTCGGTTCTTAGCATAGGAATTAGT CCAAATGATGAAACTATAGTAGCTGGTATGGTTGATGGTTTAATTTCTGTCAGAAGAAGGGAAGAAGATGTACAAAATGAAAAGCCGCAAAGAAAAAGAGTATCGTATAAGCGTTCCGGAAAAAATGTACATACACCGCAAATAGATGTTGTTGTACAAGAGGAAATGAAAGAAATCATGTCTAAACACGATGCCtgtttaagaaaatttcaatattctaaAGCTTTAGATTGTGTAATGATGagttatgtaataaataaagcaCCACACGTTACCGTTGCTCTGATGCAGGAACTTATTAGAAGACAGGGTTTAAAACAGGCACTTGGCGGTAGAGATGGCAAGAGTCTTGtaaatattctgaaatttttgaataaacatATAGGAAGCGTTCGATTTGGAAGAGTGTTATTACACGTTGCTAATGTGCTAATGG ATATCTACGAAGACCATCTAGACGAACTTGCCGCAGAACCACGAAAAATGTTTACTATTTTAGCAGCCaaattagaagaagaagaaagtttaATATTAGCATTATCAGAATTACAAGGAAAATTGCATATGATACTATCAGCTGCAGAAATCGTACCTGTTACATCAACGAAAGATAATCAAACTCTAGAACCTTCAAGTGCTGCTCAAAAAAATCTAATTTTAAGTATAGCATGA
- the DCAF12 gene encoding DDB1 and CUL4 associated factor 12-like protein produces the protein MAETQRIPVYGTRPPCATGNRLEERHAKRAALRLERNRKPDKPEDFVCYESSDDEADSICEGVQYLKTSFNFVDYVRARETNTREVRKINQEYGFRHILTHDLYKEYSVSLNNMNKVFCSQWLSDRQVVFGTKCNKLMVYDVATQKLDQIPSLHGRQINSGGSVVPDQQCGIHSVQINPSRTLLSTGARNSTEIAIYRLPTLDPVCVGEEGHRDWVFDMCWLDDEFLVSGARDTKMALWHIDSDLAEAPDKADVPTHRLIRPVCVKECRSAQKVRALAFNRTYKEIAALTLNSFIHIWSAETFRQKISRKLPACQENVCLAVQDDGVYAVGCRSYTLLLDARTLQPIKKIPSRYSGCGIRSASFQGSVLTIGTGLGMLMFYDVRAQKYLESSINSNRTVVLKASKGYVFPDEEYIDGFQNVKYTPAIYTHCYDGSGTRLFTAGGPLPVNLYGNYAGLWQ, from the exons ATGGCTGAAACGCAAAGAATACCTGTATATGGTACGCGTCCTCCTTGTGCTACTGGCAATCGTTTAGAAGAGCGTCACGCTAAAAG AGCAGCCTTAAGATTAGAAAGAAATCGGAAACCGGATAAGCCCGAAGATTTTGTCTGTTACGAATCGAGCGACGATGAAGCAGACTCCATATGTGAAGGAGTACAGTACCTAAAaacttcttttaattttgtgGATTATGTGCGTGCTAGAGAAACAAATACAAGAGAAGTTCGAAAAATTAATCAAGAATATGGATTTCGACATATATTAACTCATGATTTATATAAAGAATATTCGGTTAGCttaaataatatgaataaaGTTTTTTGTTCTCAATGGTTAAGCGATAGACAAGTAGTATTTGGAACGAAATGCAACAAATTGATGGTTTATGATGTAGCAACACAGAAATTAGATCAAATACCATCTCTGCATGGAAGACAAATTAATTCAGGAGGTAGTGTTGTACCGGATCAGCAATGTGGTATACATTCTGTTCAAATAAATCCTTCTAG AACTCTTTTATCAACTGGAGCAAGAAATAGTACCGAAATTGCGATATATAGGTTACCTACTCTTGATCCAGTTTGTGTAGGAGAAGAAGGTCATAGAGACTGGGTCTTTGATATGTGTTGGTTAGATGATGAATTTTTAGTTTCTGGTGCTAGGGATACCAAAATGGCTTTATGGCATATAGACAGTGACCTTGCAGAAGCCCCTGATAAAGCAGATGTGCCAACACATAG gTTGATTCGGCCCGTGTGCGTCAAGGAATGTAGATCAGCGCAAAAAGTACGAGCACTTGCTTTTAATAGGACATATAAAGAAATTGCTGCTCTTACTTTGAATAGTTTTATACACATATGGTCTGCTGAGACTTTCAGACAAaaaatatctagaaaactaccaGCCTGTCAAGAAAATGTTTGTCTTGCTGTACAAGATGATGGTGTTTATGCAGTAGGATGTCGTTCTTATACTTTACTTCTTGATGCAAGAACTCTGCAGCCAATTAAAAAAATACCTTCACG ATATAGCGGTTGTGGTATCCGATCGGCTAGCTTTCAAGGTTCTGTTCTGACTATTGGAACTGGTTTAGGAATGTTAATGTTTTACGACGTTAGAGCGCAAAAGTATCTGGAGTCTTCGATTAATTCTAACAGAACTGTAGTACTCAAAGCTTCAAAGGGATACGTG TTTCCAGATGAAGAGTACATCGATGGATTCCAAAATGTGAAGTATACACCTGCTATATATACTCATTGCTACGACGGATCCGGGACGCGGTTATTTACAGCTGGTGGACCACTTCCTGTAAATCTTTATGGTAACTATGCAGGATTATGGCAATAA